In the Deinococcus planocerae genome, AGGGCGTCCCTCCCGAGCAGGCGGACAGCGCCAGGCTGGCCGTGAGCAGGGCGGCGGCGAGAGAAAGGGAGCGGGGAAACTGTGGCATGGGACCTCCTGCAAAAAAGGCAAAAAGAGGGGGACACGTCGCTGAGGACGTGCCCCGGGCGTGCTTGGAAAGACCCGCCGCGTCGCTCCTCCCACCACGGCGGGTGAGGGCGGCCCAAGAGGTCTCGGTGAACTTCGACCTCTACCTTAGACGCCCCTCATGAGAGGTTTGTCACATTCCGCTGTGTCGCCCTCACAAAGCTTTGACGTGGAGTGATTCTGACCGGGCCGTCAGGGGTCGCGGGATGGCCGGGGGGGCGGCCTCAGCCCACCGCGACCGTGCGCGCGTAGGCGCCGAGGTAGCGCGGGACGATGCGGTCCGGGTGGAAGCGGGTGAGGGCCGCCTCCCTCCCCGCCGCGCCCAGCGCCCGGGCGAGCCCCGCGTCCCGCAGGACACGCAGCGCGGCGTCGGCCATCGCGTCCACGTCGCCCAGGGGGGCGAGAAAGCCCGTCACCCCGTCCTGCACGACCTCGGGGACGCCTCCGGCCCGCGCGGCGACGACCGGGACCTCGCAGCTCATGGCCTCCAGGGCGGCGAGGCCGAAACTTTCGTTGCTGCTGGGCAGCAGGAAGAGGTCGCTGATGCCCAGGACCGACTGCACGTCGGGGAAAGATCCCAGGAAGTGCGTGCGCCCGCTCACCCCGAGCTGCCCGGCGAGTTCGAAGGCGCGGGGACGCTCGGGGCCGTCGCCGATCATCAGCAGCCGGGCGGGGAGTTCGCCCGAGACCCGCGCGAAGACGCGCACCACATCCTCCACCCGCTTGACCGGGCGGAAGTTGCTGACGTGGACGATCAAGGCCTCCTCCGGGTGCGCGAAGCGGGCGCGCATGGCGGGGTCGGTCACCCGCACGAAGCGCCCCGCGTCCACGAAGTTGTGGATCACCTCGATCTCGCGCTCGACGCCGAAGACCTCGCGGGTCTGCTCGGCGAGGAAGTGCGACACCGCCGTCACGTGGTCGCTGCGCTCGATGGCGTGCCGGGTCGTGTGCCGGAAGGCGGGCTCGGCCCCCACGAGCGTCACGTCGGTGCCGTGGAGGGTGGTTACCACCCGGCTCCTGCGGGTGATCGCCTGCGCGTGCAGGGCCGCCGTCGCGTGCGGAATCGCGTAGTGCGCGTGCGTCAGTTCCACCCCGTGCTCGAGGATCACCTCGGTGAGGGTGTTCGCCGCCGCCAGCTCGGGAAAGGGCTGGTCGAAGAGGGCGTACGCGAAGGCGCTCACCTGGTGGTAGAAGGGCCGACTCGCCCCCCGCTGCCCCGCCAGCCGGAAGGGCACGGCGGACCCGATGAAATGCACCTCGTGCCCCGCCTGCGCCACCAGCAGCCCCAGCTCGGTCGCTACCACCCCCGAGCCTCCGGCCCCCGCGTGGCACAGCACCGCGATCTTCTCTGGCCTGCGCCCCATAGCCGGGGAGTATAGGCCCCGCCGCCCTCACGTCGAGAATTGTATGGACGCCCCCAATCCCCCCCGTTACGCTGCTCCCGACATGCTCGCCGTCATGACCGATTCCACCTGCGACCTGCCCGCCGAGACGGCCCGTGCCCTCGGCCTGCGCGTCGTGCCCCTGCGCGTGGTGATCGAGGGGCGCACCTTCCTCGACGGGCAGGACCTCGACCCCGAGGCCGTGTACGACCACCAGCGCCGGGGCGGGACGGTGGCGACCGCGCCCGCCCCGCAGGAGGCCTTCGAGACGCTCTACCGCGAACTGCTCGCCACTCACGACGGGGTGGTCAGCGTGCACCTGAGCGGCGAGCTCTCCGACACGGTGCGCCACGCCCGGGCCGCCGCCGGGGCCCTGAACGCGGGAGAGCGGGTCCACGTCATCGACAGCGGCCTCGCCTCGCTGCCCCTCGCCGAGGCCGCCCTGGCCGCCCGCGACGCCCTGTGGAGGGGGGGAGACGCGGCCTCGGCGCAGGCCGCCGTGCGGCGGGTGGGGGAAGAAGCCCTCGCCGAGTTCACCGTGCCCACCCTCGAATACCTGCGCCGGGGAGGCCGCCTCTCGCGGGCTCAGGAACTCGTGGGCAACGTGCTCGGCCTGCGCCCGGTCCTGCGTTTTGACGGCGGGAGGCTGCGCGCCGTGCGCCGCGTGAAGGCCGACGACGCCCTGCGCGACATCCTCGCCCGGCTGGAGGAACGCTTCGGTGACGAGCCGGTCGCCGTCACCGTTGGGCACGCGGGCCGCGACCCCATCCGCCTCGCCGAACTCCGGGCCGCCCTCGGCGCGAGCCGCCTCAACGTGGCGCGGGGACGGGTGCAACTCCTCGGCCCGGCCATCGGCGCCCACGTCGGCCCCGGCACCTACGGGGTGATGGCGCGGCCCTACGAGGGGTGAGACGGGAGCGAGCAGGGGAAGGCCGGGTCACCCCGGTTTGCGCGCCGTGAACAGCACCCGCGTGAAGGCGTAATACACCCGCTCCCCCGGCCAGCGTGAGTGCAGCCGCTCCAGGTACGCCGCCGCGAAGCGCTCGCCGTCCTCCGCCCCCAGCCGCGAGAGGTAGGGCACGAGCGCCGTCCCGCGCGTCCAGTCGAGCACCCCCTCGGCGCCCGGCAGGACGACCGGGTAGACCTTGCCCAGCGCCGTCACCTCCGTCGCGCCCAGCCCGTCGAGCACCTCCGCGTACTGGGCTGGCGTCAGGACGGGCGAGGCCCCGTGCGCCGTCCCGAAGCGGGTGAAGCCCCCCAGCTCCGCCCCGAACTCGTTCGCCGTCTCCGTCAGCAGGCGGTGGCTGGCGTGGTCGTGGTTGGCGGGAAGTTGCACCGCGAGCACCCCACCGGGCCGCAACCTTTCCCACAGCCGGGCGAGGAGCGCCGGGTGATCCGGCAGCCACTGAA is a window encoding:
- a CDS encoding DegV family protein yields the protein MTDSTCDLPAETARALGLRVVPLRVVIEGRTFLDGQDLDPEAVYDHQRRGGTVATAPAPQEAFETLYRELLATHDGVVSVHLSGELSDTVRHARAAAGALNAGERVHVIDSGLASLPLAEAALAARDALWRGGDAASAQAAVRRVGEEALAEFTVPTLEYLRRGGRLSRAQELVGNVLGLRPVLRFDGGRLRAVRRVKADDALRDILARLEERFGDEPVAVTVGHAGRDPIRLAELRAALGASRLNVARGRVQLLGPAIGAHVGPGTYGVMARPYEG
- the bshA gene encoding N-acetyl-alpha-D-glucosaminyl L-malate synthase BshA, whose translation is MGRRPEKIAVLCHAGAGGSGVVATELGLLVAQAGHEVHFIGSAVPFRLAGQRGASRPFYHQVSAFAYALFDQPFPELAAANTLTEVILEHGVELTHAHYAIPHATAALHAQAITRRSRVVTTLHGTDVTLVGAEPAFRHTTRHAIERSDHVTAVSHFLAEQTREVFGVEREIEVIHNFVDAGRFVRVTDPAMRARFAHPEEALIVHVSNFRPVKRVEDVVRVFARVSGELPARLLMIGDGPERPRAFELAGQLGVSGRTHFLGSFPDVQSVLGISDLFLLPSSNESFGLAALEAMSCEVPVVAARAGGVPEVVQDGVTGFLAPLGDVDAMADAALRVLRDAGLARALGAAGREAALTRFHPDRIVPRYLGAYARTVAVG
- a CDS encoding methyltransferase domain-containing protein; this encodes MTWNPDQYHRHREARSAPARDLMAMIPALPFRDVVDLGCGTGEHTQTLAERFPDAQVLGLDSSAEMLAKADPGGFPGLRFERGDILDLEGSFDLMFSNAALQWLPDHPALLARLWERLRPGGVLAVQLPANHDHASHRLLTETANEFGAELGGFTRFGTAHGASPVLTPAQYAEVLDGLGATEVTALGKVYPVVLPGAEGVLDWTRGTALVPYLSRLGAEDGERFAAAYLERLHSRWPGERVYYAFTRVLFTARKPG